A window of Mesoplasma chauliocola contains these coding sequences:
- a CDS encoding ribonuclease J has product MEKEKNNSSNQIIEKEDFEPFVFKQKEVQRKYIKTDSPTKVFALGGLEEIGKNTYCIEHENEIIMIDAGVKFPDDSMLGINAVIPDYSYLKENESKIKALFITHGHEDHIGGIHYLVKQVNIPVIYAPELAAALIRDRLKEHKLTDKTIVKEYVADDIWATKNLRVSYAALNHSIPDAFGILIETPNGNIFSTGDYKFDWSPLGHFAELSKLASMGDKGIELLMADSTNAEVEGYTPGEKGIIENIDKLFLKAKGRIFITTFASNVHRIQQIVELANKYDKKVVILGRSIERIIKIIRQMGHLKINDKMFIKANDIEKHPANKIMIISTGSQGEPMAALSRIATNRHQSISIIPGDTVIFSSSPIPGNRADVEILINRLTRIGANVIESSPSNKIHTSGHASQEEQKLLFTLLRPNYFMPMHGEFRMLKKHIETAESVNLKSGHGFVMANGDQLELLQGKAQIGKRIDADAIYVDGKDMTAHASNIIRERDILSKDGLISVVVSIDSQTNKLLCAPRIISRGSFYVKDSGNIISEAITIVTEAINEVLNSSKPTFGAIKKAIKQSLSPYIFKTKRRNPLIIPVILNKK; this is encoded by the coding sequence ATGGAAAAAGAAAAAAATAATTCTTCAAATCAAATTATTGAAAAAGAAGATTTTGAACCTTTTGTATTTAAACAAAAGGAAGTCCAAAGAAAATATATTAAAACTGATTCTCCAACTAAAGTTTTTGCTTTAGGAGGACTAGAAGAAATTGGTAAAAACACATATTGTATTGAGCATGAAAATGAAATTATTATGATTGATGCTGGAGTTAAGTTTCCTGATGATTCAATGTTAGGAATTAACGCGGTTATTCCTGATTATTCTTACTTAAAAGAAAATGAATCAAAAATTAAAGCATTATTCATAACACATGGTCATGAGGATCACATTGGTGGGATTCATTATTTAGTTAAACAAGTAAATATACCTGTTATATATGCGCCTGAGTTAGCTGCTGCTTTAATTAGAGACAGATTAAAAGAACATAAATTAACTGATAAAACAATTGTTAAGGAATACGTGGCTGATGATATTTGAGCAACAAAAAACTTACGTGTAAGTTATGCAGCTTTAAACCACTCAATTCCTGATGCTTTTGGAATTTTAATTGAAACGCCAAATGGGAATATTTTTTCAACTGGTGATTATAAATTTGACTGATCGCCTTTAGGACATTTTGCTGAGTTAAGCAAATTAGCTAGCATGGGTGATAAAGGAATTGAACTTTTGATGGCTGATTCAACAAACGCTGAAGTTGAGGGCTATACTCCCGGTGAAAAAGGAATTATAGAAAACATTGATAAATTATTTTTAAAAGCAAAGGGAAGAATTTTCATAACAACATTTGCATCAAACGTGCACCGTATTCAACAAATTGTTGAATTAGCAAATAAATATGATAAAAAAGTTGTTATTTTAGGAAGATCTATTGAAAGAATAATTAAAATAATCCGCCAAATGGGACACTTAAAAATCAATGATAAAATGTTCATTAAAGCTAATGATATTGAAAAACATCCAGCAAATAAAATAATGATTATCTCAACTGGTAGTCAAGGTGAACCAATGGCTGCACTATCTAGAATTGCAACTAATAGACACCAATCAATTTCAATTATTCCAGGAGATACAGTTATATTCTCTTCATCACCAATTCCAGGTAATAGAGCAGATGTTGAAATTTTAATTAATAGATTAACTCGTATTGGAGCTAATGTTATTGAATCTTCTCCAAGCAACAAAATACATACTTCAGGGCATGCTAGCCAAGAAGAACAAAAATTACTATTTACATTATTAAGGCCTAATTATTTTATGCCTATGCATGGTGAGTTTAGAATGTTAAAAAAACACATTGAAACTGCTGAATCAGTTAATTTAAAATCAGGGCATGGTTTTGTAATGGCTAACGGTGATCAACTGGAATTACTTCAAGGTAAAGCTCAAATTGGTAAACGTATTGATGCAGATGCTATTTATGTTGATGGTAAAGATATGACTGCTCATGCTTCAAATATTATTAGAGAACGTGATATTTTAAGTAAAGATGGGTTAATTTCAGTTGTTGTTTCAATTGATTCTCAAACTAATAAATTATTATGTGCTCCAAGAATTATTTCTCGAGGAAGTTTTTATGTAAAAGATTCAGGAAACATAATAAGTGAAGCTATCACAATTGTTACTGAAGCAATAAACGAAGTATTAAATTCTTCAAAACCAACATTTGGAGCAATTAAAAAAGCTATTAAGCAATCATTGTCTCCTTACATTTTCAAAACAAAACGTAGAAATCCGTTAATTATTCCAGTTATTCTAAATAAAAAATAA
- the def gene encoding peptide deformylase — protein sequence MKIKNYLLQDEIPTNKWLTKDHNKAVIRSVSTKIENVDNLTEEEELTMKKLIDFVVASQDEEFNYEGKDDYLRPAVGLAAPQIGINKDMFYIRFNLPNNQIEEYAMINTEYSAKSSRLACLEEGEGCLSVDEDKHGIVPRSWIISVKGYDWLKKEWVELKLKDYRSIVFQHEMDHNIGKLYYDHINKNEPEFIAEDWVIL from the coding sequence ATGAAAATTAAAAATTATTTATTGCAAGACGAAATACCAACAAACAAATGATTAACAAAAGACCATAATAAAGCAGTCATTAGATCAGTATCAACTAAAATAGAAAATGTAGATAATTTAACAGAAGAAGAAGAATTAACAATGAAAAAGTTAATAGATTTTGTTGTGGCAAGCCAAGACGAAGAATTCAATTATGAAGGTAAAGATGATTATTTGCGACCTGCTGTAGGATTAGCTGCTCCACAAATTGGAATTAACAAAGATATGTTTTATATTAGATTTAATTTGCCAAATAATCAAATAGAAGAATATGCAATGATTAATACAGAATATTCTGCAAAATCAAGTAGATTGGCTTGTCTTGAAGAAGGAGAAGGGTGTCTAAGTGTTGATGAAGATAAACACGGTATAGTTCCTAGATCTTGGATTATTTCTGTTAAAGGATATGATTGATTAAAAAAAGAATGAGTAGAATTAAAATTAAAAGATTACCGTTCAATTGTTTTTCAACATGAAATGGATCACAATATTGGAAAATTATATTATGATCATATTAATAAAAATGAACCTGAGTTTATAGCAGAAGATTGAGTTATTCTTTAA
- a CDS encoding RDD family protein, with translation MMEISKTVDKNYGVSKTNENSLKDNEFYIPSLWRVFFARLTDLFISSIPFLIVGFVLRNQANDGDWINLFVIFTSALIWNFSYFVLLTHFLKGKTVGKIIFKIKLVKFNINEKIKFIDILKRELWFILMPWCFLYLGNILFLLLMSKYNKTENATYFNVGYIVYQINYWIFLVWNLAIGVSIRLQKNHQSGVDMKSKIYVVSEKPKKVVLSKPKTSKLVLEQTPGKFEQEILNEIGNSDEKEFYESINVDKPSLTENLKLENKNKKQIEQKEREKNE, from the coding sequence ATGATGGAAATATCTAAGACTGTTGATAAAAATTATGGGGTTTCTAAGACTAATGAAAATTCATTAAAAGATAATGAATTTTATATTCCCAGTTTGTGAAGAGTATTCTTTGCTAGGCTAACAGATCTTTTTATCAGTTCAATACCGTTTTTAATAGTTGGTTTTGTTTTAAGAAACCAAGCTAATGACGGTGACTGAATAAATTTATTTGTAATTTTTACTTCAGCTTTAATATGAAATTTTTCCTACTTTGTTTTACTTACTCATTTTTTAAAGGGTAAAACAGTAGGAAAAATTATTTTTAAAATAAAGCTTGTGAAATTCAATATAAATGAAAAAATAAAGTTCATTGACATTTTAAAAAGAGAACTTTGATTTATATTAATGCCTTGATGTTTCTTATATTTGGGCAATATATTATTCTTATTATTAATGTCAAAATATAACAAGACTGAGAATGCAACTTACTTTAATGTCGGGTATATTGTGTATCAAATAAACTACTGAATTTTTTTAGTATGAAACTTAGCAATAGGTGTTTCTATAAGACTACAAAAAAATCATCAATCGGGAGTTGATATGAAAAGCAAAATTTATGTTGTTTCTGAAAAACCAAAAAAAGTTGTTTTATCAAAACCTAAGACAAGTAAACTAGTGCTGGAACAAACACCAGGAAAATTTGAACAAGAAATATTAAATGAAATCGGTAATTCTGATGAGAAAGAATTTTATGAATCAATAAATGTTGATAAACCGAGTTTAACTGAAAACTTAAAATTAGAAAATAAAAATAAAAAACAAATTGAACAGAAAGAAAGGGAAAAAAATGAATAA
- a CDS encoding glycosyltransferase family 2 protein, whose protein sequence is MLVSFIISSQAREDKIFKTINTLKKQTNDSYELIIIVDEPNVEKEALDFIRDQFIENDKIVFVLNSKGQGESLNWNNGIEMARGEYVSFLKEGDLIDERFVESIQEIVEANNKIDLIEVQYEQSNLFEGPTKPLLQQNRLYDLQIDKEVFAYISQEIYGKLFRSKFIKDFRITFKKNVRFDMLFLFMSLAHSRNFYLSGEVLFKHKVSVPKYSIFDIVNQWPHVLNYYRRIGTYKEFKDELNFAANYCMGYTFLNLAKCIKNNLIYKKSLSFVDTKLDRKVKEFTTQNAIFLENVNPDFTARMQNFSSFINEQIKKIG, encoded by the coding sequence ATGCTAGTTTCATTTATAATTTCTAGTCAAGCTAGAGAAGATAAAATTTTTAAAACTATTAATACATTAAAAAAACAAACTAATGATTCATACGAATTAATAATTATCGTTGACGAACCAAATGTTGAAAAAGAAGCATTAGATTTTATTAGAGATCAATTTATTGAAAATGATAAGATTGTGTTCGTTCTAAATTCAAAAGGTCAAGGGGAATCATTAAACTGAAACAATGGAATTGAAATGGCGCGAGGAGAATATGTTTCTTTCTTAAAAGAAGGTGACTTGATTGATGAGCGTTTTGTAGAATCAATTCAAGAAATAGTTGAAGCAAATAATAAAATTGATTTAATTGAAGTTCAATATGAGCAATCAAATTTATTTGAAGGACCAACTAAACCATTGCTACAACAAAATAGACTTTATGATTTACAAATAGACAAAGAAGTATTTGCATATATATCTCAAGAAATATATGGAAAATTATTTAGAAGTAAATTCATTAAAGACTTTAGAATAACATTTAAAAAGAATGTTAGATTTGACATGTTATTCTTATTTATGTCTTTAGCACATTCAAGAAATTTTTATTTATCTGGAGAAGTGCTATTTAAACATAAAGTCTCAGTACCTAAGTATTCAATATTTGATATAGTAAATCAATGACCACATGTACTGAACTATTACAGAAGAATTGGTACTTACAAAGAATTTAAAGATGAGCTTAATTTTGCAGCAAACTATTGTATGGGTTATACATTTTTAAATTTAGCTAAATGTATTAAGAATAATTTAATTTATAAAAAATCACTTTCTTTTGTTGATACAAAATTAGACAGAAAAGTAAAAGAATTCACAACACAAAATGCAATTTTCTTAGAAAATGTAAATCCTGACTTTACAGCAAGAATGCAAAATTTTAGTAGCTTTATTAATGAACAAATTAAAAAAATAGGTTAG
- a CDS encoding ECF transporter S component yields MDKNYKMWSHKYDFAEINTKNYKDVLKDTFKMSIRKIALLSMLFAIEIVMTIISKVVMGIAIPMIVGVYTIEISFFVILIIYIASNYLYASIIMVCSIWFRLLLGSEPIGLLSMMISDLVFLTSFAIIIFFLKRFILFKFKFKNKNLIFLFLIIFTSIISMLVSGFISMLCNDSFIFAMYWLQNDNSGYWEMLLWVGFGVTIAKYVVNLILFISVFKVITILIKQSRT; encoded by the coding sequence ATGGATAAAAACTATAAAATGTGAAGTCATAAATATGATTTTGCTGAAATAAATACTAAAAATTATAAAGATGTTTTAAAAGACACTTTTAAAATGAGCATAAGGAAAATTGCTTTATTGTCTATGCTTTTTGCAATAGAAATTGTAATGACCATAATATCAAAAGTTGTTATGGGGATAGCAATTCCCATGATAGTTGGAGTTTATACTATTGAAATTTCATTTTTTGTTATATTAATAATTTACATCGCTTCAAATTATTTATATGCTTCGATTATAATGGTCTGTTCAATTTGGTTTAGATTATTATTAGGAAGTGAGCCTATTGGTTTGCTTTCAATGATGATCAGTGATTTAGTTTTCTTGACATCCTTTGCAATCATTATTTTTTTCTTAAAAAGATTTATTCTTTTTAAATTTAAATTTAAAAATAAAAATTTAATTTTTTTATTTTTAATAATATTTACGTCAATCATCTCAATGTTAGTATCTGGTTTTATTTCAATGTTATGTAATGATTCATTTATTTTTGCAATGTATTGATTACAAAATGATAATTCAGGTTATTGAGAAATGCTTTTATGAGTTGGTTTTGGTGTAACAATAGCAAAATATGTAG